The genomic DNA GAACATCGCTGTCGATTCTCGGCGCGCTCATCGTGCTGGGAATCATCAGCGCCGGGTTCAGGGTTGCCGCCCTCATCCCCGCCTAGATCGGTCTAGAATCAGATCATGGATCTCGTCGCGCTTGAACTCTTCTTCGTGGGACTTCTGGGGCTTGCCTCGCTCGCGATCGCTTTCGTCTCTGGAGTCGTGATCAAGAACCTCTACCGCGGTCAGCGCTAGCGGCCCCGTCGTGATCGATCTACCCACGGATCTACCTGCCGAACTCGTTCCCCTCTCCTGGCTCATCGGAGTCTGGGAAGGGAGCGGCGTCATCGACTACGAAGCCGACGGCATCCACTTTGCGGGCGAATTCGCCCACCGCGTGAGTTTCAGCCACGATGGTGGCGCGTACCTCAACTATTCGGCTTCGGCATGGCTGATTGGCGAGGACGGCGAACAACGTCCCCTTCTCGCCGAGATGGGCTATTGGCGGCTCGCGCGTGATGCCGCGGCATCCGATCCAGGGCCGGCTCTTCTTCCCGCGAGTGCACCCGCTGTCGTGCGTACCGCGGACGACGTCGAGAAACTACGAACGCCCGAAGGTGGCTTTGGTATCGAAGTTTCTCTTGTCCGCGCGGACGGCGTCTGCGAGCTCTACATCGGCCAGGCCACTGGGCCGCGGATCGACATTGCGACGGATGCGGTTGTCCGCACTGCGGGAGCGAAGCCATATGCGGCAGCGACCCGAATGTACGGACTCGTCGACTCGCATTTGTTGTGGGCATGGGACATCGCAGCACTCGGATCCGGACTCGCATCGCACGCGTCAGCTCGACTCGCGAAGGCGGACTAATGAACGAACTTTTTGCTGGAATTTCTGGAGCTGTGATCGACGAGTACGGAGTCGCTCACTTCGGAGCGCCGCTGCGCGAGCAGCGATCGCTGGCCGACGGTAGCGCTGTCGTACCGCTTTCGAATCGATCGGTGCTCGCCGTTGCCGGCGAAGACCGACTCACCTGGCTGGATTCGATCTCGTCCCAGGCGCTCAGCGCGCTCGCGCCGGCCGGCAGCTCGGAGACGCTGATTCTTGGTCCGAACGGGCACGTCGAGTACGCGGCATCCGTATACGACGATGGTGAGACGGCGTGGCTCATCGTCGATGATGTGAACGCCGAGGGATTGCTCGCGTGGTTGACACGGATGCGATTTCGGCTGCGAGTAGCGCCGCGTGACGCGAGCGCGGAATACTC from Microbacterium endophyticum includes the following:
- a CDS encoding FABP family protein, encoding MIDLPTDLPAELVPLSWLIGVWEGSGVIDYEADGIHFAGEFAHRVSFSHDGGAYLNYSASAWLIGEDGEQRPLLAEMGYWRLARDAAASDPGPALLPASAPAVVRTADDVEKLRTPEGGFGIEVSLVRADGVCELYIGQATGPRIDIATDAVVRTAGAKPYAAATRMYGLVDSHLLWAWDIAALGSGLASHASARLAKAD